In Pannonibacter sp. XCT-53, the sequence TCCCTGCTGCCGGGCATCCCGATGATCCCGTTCCTCGGTCTTGCCGGTCTGGCGGCCTGGCTTGCGATCAAGGCCGGCAACGCCAAGAAACTCTCGGCCTTCAAGGCGGCGGCCGTGAAGGCCGTCGAGACGGCGCCGAAGCCCCCGGCCGAACCGCCGATCACCGACGCGCTGAAGATGGACGAGCTCAGGATCGAGCTGGGCTACGCGCTGCTGCCGCTCATCAACGGCCAGCAGACCGGGCAGCCGGACCAGCTGACGGAGCAGATCAAGGCGCTGCGCCGGCAGATTGCTGCCGACATGGGCATCATCATGCCGCCGGTGCGTATCCTCGACAACATCCAGCTCGGCGCCAACGACTACACCATCAAGGTCAAGGAGGTGGAGGCCGGCAAGGGGACGCTCTACCCCAACCGCTTCATGGTGATGGATCCGGCCGGCGGTCAGGTGAAGCTGCCCGGCACCAACACGACCGAGCCCACCTTCGGCCTGCCGGCCACCTGGATCGAGGCCATCTACCGCGAGGATGCGTCGCTGCGCGGCTACACGGTGGTCGATCCGGCCACGGTTCTCTCCACCCATCTGACCGAAACGATCAAGGCCAACGTTGCCGAGCTGGTCACCTATGCCGATGTGCAGAAGCTTCTCAAGGAGCTGAAGGGCGAGCAGGCCAAGCTGGTGGAGGATCTCATCCCGACCCAGATCACCGTCTCGGGCATCCAGCGGGTGCTGCAGACGCTGCTGGCCGAGCGCGTGTCGGTGCGCGATCTGGGCACGATCCTCGAAGGCGTCGCGGAGGCGGCCGGCTTTACCCGCAACACCAACACCATCGCCGAGCATGTGCGTGCGCGGCTGGCGCGCCAGATCTGCGCCGCCAACATGTCGCCGGGCGGCTATCTGCCGCTGGTTGCCCTGTCCCCTCGCTGGGAACAGTCCTTCATCGAGTCCATCGTCGGGGAGGGGGATGACCGGCAGCTGGCCATGCAGCCGTCGAAGCTGCAGGAATTCGTCACCCTCGTGCGTGATGCCTTCGAGAAGGCGGCGCAGCAGGGCGAGGTACCCGTGCTCCTGACCTCGCCGCAGACCCGTCCCTTCGTCCGCTCGATCGTCGAGCGTTTCCGCGCGCACACGACGGTCATGAGCCAGAACGAGGTGCATCCCCGCGTCAAGCTGAAGACCATCGGGTCGATCTGAGGTGTGGGCCCGTTCAGACCGGCAGGGTCAGACCAGCAGGGTCAGACCAGCAGGGTCAGACCGGCAGGGTCAGACCAGCAGGTTCAGGCGCGACAGGGCGGAGGCGGTGCTGATCG encodes:
- the flhA gene encoding flagellar biosynthesis protein FlhA, which translates into the protein MTDTSANDPTEPKQPRPPVPSLGLPTMAEFWDSIRKGDVGLAVGVMIILVMLIMPMPAILLDFFLAISIITSVMILMTGLFIQKPLEFSSFPTVLLISTMLRLALNLASTRLILSHGHEGTDAAGQVIQSFGNFVMGGNFVIGVIVFAILVIVNFVVITKGSGRIAEVAARFTLDAMPGKQMAIDADLSAGLIDEAEAKRRRKELEEESTFFGAMDGASKFVRGDAIAGLLITFINIIGGIIIGVAQMGLTFGEAAENYTILTVGDGLVSQIPALIVSTAAGILVSKAGVSGSADKALVAQFTGYPKALGMSAFVMVALSLLPGIPMIPFLGLAGLAAWLAIKAGNAKKLSAFKAAAVKAVETAPKPPAEPPITDALKMDELRIELGYALLPLINGQQTGQPDQLTEQIKALRRQIAADMGIIMPPVRILDNIQLGANDYTIKVKEVEAGKGTLYPNRFMVMDPAGGQVKLPGTNTTEPTFGLPATWIEAIYREDASLRGYTVVDPATVLSTHLTETIKANVAELVTYADVQKLLKELKGEQAKLVEDLIPTQITVSGIQRVLQTLLAERVSVRDLGTILEGVAEAAGFTRNTNTIAEHVRARLARQICAANMSPGGYLPLVALSPRWEQSFIESIVGEGDDRQLAMQPSKLQEFVTLVRDAFEKAAQQGEVPVLLTSPQTRPFVRSIVERFRAHTTVMSQNEVHPRVKLKTIGSI